From Mercenaria mercenaria strain notata chromosome 17, MADL_Memer_1, whole genome shotgun sequence, the proteins below share one genomic window:
- the LOC123536618 gene encoding uncharacterized protein LOC123536618 has product MDVLLYISLVSILAGFARGDCNSNGDLGSYECVPLEPYYHKHQWATCLTDQYIQTYSKGKHICMFHATYCWYQCMLEVHNIEDGPVYNDCACGPDAPPNVTTQPTVVTPAIPDWCFSPSGTECSWYRNCLEKRYPCKEEGNSYAIDYAEKFCNLYQIHYSEFNYKGQQWIDAVRKCLQVKLVPILRPFVKATCEGIKQTAFDSHPGCYLHPDEGKPSICDIGFANWARVFWTVKSAVIQDARATFKQMLDVVQGCGTELLNNGMELIKLKLKQTKDIVQRSLDEIAENVSGIISEKMNWFERGIMHFGYPAQDGSNRKKRATDNDTDIDNFYINILIAARSEFDLNAKNISSANVSAEAIDVAKAIENGDVRVKIEDGLEFTELSVCSNYNCTETSLQVTPAPPEETENDGGNHVTTVIIIVVAAIFGLALVVVVVIVMRKKC; this is encoded by the exons ATGGATGTATTGCTTTATATTTCATTGGTTTCGATATTAGCTGGATTTGCACGTGGTGACTGCAATTCGAATGGTGATCTAGGTTCTTATGAATGCGTTCCTTTGGAACCGTACTACCACAAGCATCAATGGGCAACATGCCTTACCGACCAGTATATTCAAACGTACTCAAAGGGAAAACACATTTGTATGTTTCATGCGACATACTGTTGGTATCAGTGTATGCTAGAAGTACACAACATAGAGGATG GTCCTGTATATAACGACTGTGCATGCGGACCAGATGCCCCGCCCAATGTTACAACACAACCGACCGTTGTGACACCAGCTATCCCTGATTGGTGTTTCAGCCCATCTGGAACAGAATGCAGCTGGTACAGGAATTGTCTAGAg aaacGGTATCCATGTAAGGAAGAGGGCAATTCCTATGCTATTGATTATGCAGAGAAGTTTTgcaatttgtatcaaatccatTATTCAGAATTTAACTACAAAGGACAGCAATGGATCGATGCAGTTAGGAAATGCCTACAAGTTAAACTTGTGCCCATCCTTAGACCATTTGTAAAGGCGACGTGCGAAGGAATCAAACAAACTGCATTTGATTCTCATCCTGGTTGTTACCTCCACCCTGATGAAGGCAAGCCTTCTATTTGTGACATAGGTTTCGCAAACTGGGCACGAGTATTTTGGACTGTTAAAAGCGCAGTCATTCAAGATGCAAGAGCGACCTTTAAACAGATGTTAGATGTTGTACAGGGGTGTGGTACTGAATTACTGAACAATGGGATGGAACTTATAAAGCTAAAATTGAAGCAGACGAAAGATATAGTACAAAGAAGTTTAGATGAAATTGCAGAAAATGTTTCAGGTATAATTTCAGAGAAAATGAACTGGTTTGAAAGAGGGATTATGCATTTCGGATACCCAGCGCAAGACGGATCAAATCGTAAGAAGCGCGCCACTGACAACGACACTGATATTGACAACTTTTACATCAACATACTGATAGCTGCAAGATCTGAATTTGATCTGAACGCCAAAAACATCTCTTCCGCAAACGTATCAGCTGAGGCAATTGACGTTGCAAAAGCGATAGAAAACGGTGATGTGCGAGTCAAGATAGAAGATGGATTGGAATTTACGGAACTGAGTGTTTGCTCTAACTACAACTGCACTGAAACCTCTCTACAAGTTACCCCAGCTCCACCGGAGGAGACAGAAAACGATGGTGGTAATCATGTAACCACCGTTATCATTATTGTAGTTGCGGCTATATTTGGTCTAGCCCTAGTGGTAGTGGTCGTAATTGTGATGCGAAAAAAGtgctaa